A DNA window from Siniperca chuatsi isolate FFG_IHB_CAS linkage group LG6, ASM2008510v1, whole genome shotgun sequence contains the following coding sequences:
- the LOC122878331 gene encoding transmembrane protein 69-like: MLPVIFRRSTFAAQKVWHWAGPPQRCWTSALTGASDGGSSSLQTCWASTARLPNTERDDGQVKPPAVLGFRRIELFQRTQTHAAPFVVRNQHFHSSAVRLKKRPQLEPPPRELDLLRYDMKDLWKSPKPALYLGFAGLIPFVTPTLLMAVTESYFPELAYAQLAYGASIVSFLGGARWGFTLPESSPAKPDWINLSNSVVPSLLAWVAMVMSDSIVPAATMVIMGLGISLHYDLSLLPTYPSWFKALRSILTIVAFFSLVGTLIMNGIYSEKKLFSD; the protein is encoded by the exons ATGCTCCCTGTTATATTTAGAAGAAGCACCTTTGCAGCCCAGAAG GTGTGGCATTGGGCAGGTCCTCCACAAAGATGCTGGACATCAGCCCTGACCGGAGCTTCTGATGGTGGATCCAGCTCCCTGCAGACCTGCTGGGCATCAACAGCAAGGCTGCCGAATACAGAACGGGACGATGGACAAGTAAAACCTCCTGCTGTCCTTGGTTTCAGAAGGATTGAACTCTTCCAGCGGACCCAGACTCATGCTGCTCCATTTGTAGTGAGGAACCAACATTTCCACTCTTCTGCTGTGAGGCTGAAGAAGCGACCACAGCTTGAACCTCCTCCCAGAGAGCTGGATCTGCTGCGCTATGACATGAAGGACTTGTGGAAAAGTCCCAAACCTGCCCTGTACCTGGGGTTTGCAGGACTGATCCCCTTTGTCACCCCCACTCTGCTCATGGCTGTGACTGAGAGCTACTTTCCAGAGTTGGCCTATGCTCAGTTAGCTTACGGTGCCTCCATTGTTTCCTTCCTGGGTGGAGCTCGCTGGGGATTCACTCTTCCTGAGAGCAGCCCAGCCAAACCTGACTGGATAAACCTGTCCAACAGTGTGGTTCCCTCGCTGTTAGCCTGGGTGGCCATGGTGATGAGCGACAGCATTGTTCCTGCTGCCACCATGGTTATCATGGGACTCGGAATCTCCTTGCATTATGATCTTTCTCTGCTGCCCACTTACCCCAGCTGGTTCAAAGCGCTGCGCTCCATCCTGACCATTGTGGcgtttttttctcttgttggTACACTCATAATGAATGGAATATACTCAGAAAAGAAGCTATTTTCAGATTAA